One window of Maridesulfovibrio frigidus DSM 17176 genomic DNA carries:
- a CDS encoding CsgG/HfaB family protein, producing MRLLLQLLFIPLVTFCLSTSIAFAKLNYVTVEGHGTGVTPKEAVQSALVDALGKVNGMQMASRERTAMSSVKVTAEVQGKQGVAELNSEEFQQEIQTATKGLIKSYEVVSIKPDEYTAGLLAVDLKATVIKYAKSKQANRNRIAVLPFRVDNANDVTQTTFAKNLCQGLVGYLTQTRRFAVLDRDFQDESNGELNSLKSADVPMEEMARLGNRLGADFIVVGQINKAVSKQWNKEMKSTGKKFPMSRYGAALSYRVMDVATGQIMFSQLYDGIGTHQGYAPDMSRIAKKYADVLGKQLVEGIFPLLVVSVSGKSMYIGQGGETIKKGQKFTLIQYGKKMMDPYTKESLGREEIPVGIVQVTDVQAKSSRANILKCSVDINALFAPNAFIVRLIKGSGGQKRAAKKAKKVEKVIEKSMVEMEKESSDDW from the coding sequence GTGAGACTACTTCTTCAACTTCTTTTTATTCCTCTGGTTACTTTTTGTCTTTCTACTAGTATTGCTTTTGCTAAATTAAATTATGTAACGGTTGAGGGGCATGGGACTGGAGTCACTCCGAAGGAAGCCGTTCAGTCGGCGCTGGTCGACGCTTTAGGTAAAGTTAATGGTATGCAAATGGCGTCTAGAGAACGCACTGCAATGTCATCTGTTAAAGTTACAGCTGAGGTGCAGGGCAAGCAGGGTGTGGCTGAACTTAATAGTGAAGAATTTCAACAGGAAATTCAGACTGCAACCAAAGGGCTAATCAAAAGTTACGAAGTCGTGTCTATCAAGCCCGACGAGTATACTGCCGGACTTCTTGCTGTTGATTTAAAGGCAACGGTTATAAAATATGCAAAGTCTAAACAGGCGAATCGCAACCGAATAGCAGTTCTTCCATTTCGAGTCGACAATGCTAATGATGTAACTCAAACAACTTTCGCCAAAAATTTATGTCAGGGGTTAGTTGGATATCTGACTCAGACAAGGCGCTTTGCCGTGCTTGACCGGGACTTTCAAGATGAAAGTAACGGGGAGTTGAATTCATTAAAGAGTGCTGATGTTCCTATGGAAGAGATGGCTCGCCTTGGAAATCGACTTGGCGCAGATTTCATAGTTGTCGGCCAGATTAATAAGGCAGTTTCAAAGCAGTGGAACAAAGAAATGAAATCTACTGGCAAAAAATTCCCTATGTCTCGCTACGGGGCAGCTCTTTCTTATCGGGTTATGGATGTAGCAACTGGGCAAATTATGTTTTCCCAGCTTTATGATGGGATTGGAACTCATCAGGGGTATGCTCCGGATATGAGCCGTATTGCTAAGAAGTATGCGGATGTTCTCGGTAAGCAGCTTGTCGAAGGCATTTTCCCCCTGCTCGTCGTTTCAGTCTCAGGTAAATCGATGTACATCGGTCAGGGCGGAGAAACTATTAAAAAAGGTCAAAAATTTACTCTCATCCAGTATGGGAAAAAAATGATGGACCCTTATACTAAGGAGTCTCTTGGCCGTGAAGAAATTCCAGTTGGCATTGTGCAGGTTACGGATGTTCAAGCAAAGTCCTCTCGTGCCAATATTTTAAAGTGCAGTGTCGATATTAATGCTCTATTTGCTCCGAATGCCTTTATTGTTCGCCTGATTAAAGGGTCTGGCGGTCAAAAAAGAGCTGCTAAAAAGGCTAAGAAAGTTGAAAAAGTAATAGAGAAATCCATGGTTGAGATGGAGAAGGAAAGTAGTGATGACTGGTAG